One genomic region from Phycisphaeraceae bacterium encodes:
- the murA gene encoding UDP-N-acetylglucosamine 1-carboxyvinyltransferase produces MDAFTIEGGRRLEGTTRINGSKNAALPLMAAALLTPEPVILRDVPDLADITNMKKLLDTLGCEVIESEKNAEPSLTLCARDQSQSHAHYDIVRTMRAGICVLGPMLASRGVARVSLPGGCAIGERPIDLHLRGLAALGAQISLDGGDVVATVPTQGLRGTTIFLGGPFGSTVLGTANVMSAAALAKGTSIIESAACEPEIVDLANLLNAMGARITGAGTPRITIEGVKSLHGAIHTVIPDRIEAGTMMCAAAITNGSLTITNTPLDAMLAVTDRLVDLGVHIDILDNKDPMRATCRISSERILRPIRVTTQPHPGFPTDLQAQVMALLSIAEGNSIVTERIFPERFLHVAELGRMGAQLHRQGATVVVTGVRELHGAPVMASDLRASASLVIAALAARGTTIINRVYHIDRGYERLEHRLASLGAAITRTEGSA; encoded by the coding sequence ATGGACGCATTCACCATCGAAGGCGGGCGAAGGCTCGAAGGAACCACCAGGATCAATGGCTCCAAGAACGCCGCCCTGCCCCTCATGGCCGCCGCTCTGCTGACCCCCGAACCCGTGATCCTCCGCGACGTGCCCGACCTGGCCGACATCACCAATATGAAGAAACTCCTCGACACCCTCGGGTGCGAGGTCATCGAGTCCGAAAAGAACGCCGAGCCATCGCTCACCCTGTGCGCACGCGATCAGTCACAGAGCCACGCCCACTACGACATCGTCCGCACCATGCGGGCGGGGATCTGCGTTCTCGGACCAATGCTCGCCAGCCGAGGCGTCGCCCGCGTCTCCCTCCCGGGTGGGTGCGCAATCGGTGAACGCCCGATCGACCTCCACCTCCGAGGGCTCGCAGCCCTTGGCGCCCAGATCAGCCTCGACGGTGGCGACGTTGTCGCGACCGTCCCGACTCAGGGTCTCCGAGGCACAACCATCTTCCTCGGCGGTCCCTTCGGCTCAACCGTCCTCGGGACCGCCAATGTCATGTCCGCTGCCGCCCTGGCCAAAGGCACCTCGATCATCGAATCCGCAGCCTGCGAGCCCGAAATCGTCGATCTGGCCAACCTCCTCAACGCAATGGGCGCACGCATCACCGGCGCAGGCACCCCCCGCATCACCATCGAAGGCGTCAAAAGCCTCCACGGCGCTATACACACCGTCATCCCCGACCGCATCGAGGCCGGCACCATGATGTGTGCTGCCGCCATTACCAACGGCTCGCTCACCATCACCAACACTCCACTCGATGCCATGCTCGCCGTCACCGATCGCCTTGTCGATCTCGGGGTTCACATCGACATTCTCGACAACAAGGATCCCATGCGGGCCACCTGCCGCATCAGTTCCGAACGCATCCTCAGGCCCATCCGCGTCACGACCCAGCCCCATCCGGGATTCCCCACCGACCTGCAGGCCCAGGTCATGGCACTCCTCTCCATCGCTGAAGGAAACTCCATCGTCACCGAACGCATTTTCCCCGAACGGTTCCTCCACGTTGCCGAACTCGGCCGCATGGGTGCCCAACTCCACCGCCAGGGCGCAACCGTGGTCGTCACCGGCGTGCGCGAACTCCACGGCGCACCCGTCATGGCATCTGACCTTCGCGCTTCGGCCTCCCTCGTCAT